The Kitasatospora sp. NBC_00374 genome has a segment encoding these proteins:
- a CDS encoding TetR/AcrR family transcriptional regulator gives MESESSLRERLIDVGVDLVMTEGSASLGLREIARRAGVSHGAPRRYFPTHHALLSAIARRGFAGLETLFAAATGGTTSPRGQLHALGRAYVGYALAHRGMFELMFRHDLLDSEKHGSDQPRLRESTLPLFELTVGLVADYRAEQAVARRPFAPSDTGPPPAVTAAALWANLHGVAQLWAWGSLQLALDAPPAGGTPDRDGLDPVVAAVLDAHLGPVNA, from the coding sequence ATGGAGAGTGAGAGCTCCCTCCGGGAGCGGTTGATCGACGTCGGGGTGGACCTTGTGATGACCGAGGGTTCGGCGTCGCTCGGGCTGCGGGAGATCGCCCGCCGGGCGGGGGTGTCGCACGGGGCTCCGCGTCGGTACTTCCCCACCCATCACGCCCTGCTCTCCGCGATCGCCCGCCGTGGTTTCGCGGGGCTCGAGACCCTGTTCGCGGCTGCGACCGGCGGAACGACCTCGCCGCGCGGCCAACTGCACGCGCTCGGGCGGGCGTACGTCGGCTACGCGCTCGCGCACCGCGGGATGTTCGAGCTGATGTTCCGTCACGATCTGCTCGACAGTGAGAAGCACGGATCGGACCAGCCGCGACTGCGGGAGTCGACGCTCCCTCTGTTCGAGCTCACGGTCGGGCTCGTCGCCGACTATCGGGCGGAACAGGCCGTCGCCCGTCGCCCGTTCGCGCCGAGCGACACCGGCCCGCCGCCGGCCGTGACGGCCGCAGCCCTCTGGGCGAACCTGCACGGTGTCGCCCAGCTGTGGGCGTGGGGCAGTCTGCAGCTCGCCCTCGACGCCCCGCCGGCCGGCGGTACACCTGACCGCGACGGGCTCGACCCGGTCGTCGCCGCGGTGCTGGACGCGCATCTCGGACCGGTGAACGCGTGA
- a CDS encoding nuclear transport factor 2 family protein, translating into MTTHHDTALNTAKAFFAAFEGRDPGSMRAVLAPHANITIPLSIEGTPAPWYVFDGQEHVLGYVESVAAKFDHVAFLDKVYTVSADAKSVFLQANGDILATAEKLVYRNVYIFRVEVEDGKVVKVWEYANPVAYANLGIQNSDAEAAAQAR; encoded by the coding sequence ATGACCACGCACCACGACACCGCCCTGAACACCGCGAAGGCCTTCTTCGCCGCCTTCGAGGGCCGCGACCCCGGGAGCATGCGAGCCGTCCTCGCGCCCCACGCCAACATCACCATCCCGCTCTCCATCGAAGGCACGCCCGCCCCCTGGTACGTCTTCGACGGCCAGGAGCACGTACTGGGCTACGTCGAGTCCGTCGCCGCCAAGTTCGACCACGTCGCCTTCCTCGACAAGGTCTACACGGTGAGTGCGGACGCCAAGTCGGTCTTCCTGCAGGCCAACGGCGACATCCTGGCCACCGCGGAGAAGCTGGTCTACCGCAACGTGTACATCTTCCGAGTCGAGGTCGAGGACGGCAAGGTCGTCAAGGTCTGGGAGTACGCCAACCCCGTGGCCTACGCCAACCTCGGCATCCAGAACTCGGACGCCGAAGCAGCCGCCCAGGCGCGCTGA
- a CDS encoding helix-turn-helix domain-containing protein, whose amino-acid sequence MTQDGTALGQALRQWRDRTSPQDAGLPVGGVRRAPGLRREELAQLAGLSVDYVIRLERGRATSPSPQVLAALSRALRLSEPERDHLFLLGGQAPPAAGRVSQHVPPSVQRLLDQLRDTPLSVHDAAWNLISWNPLWAALVGDPSPWRGRERNVAWRHFTQLAGRVTHTPEQRDRFETALVSDLRSSRARYPQDGPLRSLVADLRRENGRFDELWRSHTVGFHTTDSKTIHHPALGAVTVDCDTLTVPGNDLRIALCSAPPGTTTPAQFALLATIGIQAVAPTDTATSRRPPGARAGRGTAASG is encoded by the coding sequence GTGACTCAGGACGGCACGGCACTCGGCCAAGCTCTGCGCCAATGGCGCGACCGGACCAGCCCCCAGGACGCGGGACTGCCCGTCGGTGGCGTCAGGCGGGCACCGGGACTGCGCCGCGAGGAACTGGCCCAGCTCGCCGGCCTCTCCGTCGACTACGTCATCCGCCTGGAGCGGGGCCGCGCCACCTCACCCTCTCCCCAGGTCCTGGCCGCGCTCTCCCGCGCGCTGCGGCTGTCGGAACCGGAGCGGGATCACCTGTTCCTTCTCGGTGGGCAGGCCCCTCCTGCCGCGGGCCGGGTCTCGCAGCACGTTCCGCCGAGCGTCCAGCGGCTGCTCGACCAGCTGCGGGACACCCCGCTCAGCGTCCACGACGCGGCCTGGAACCTCATCTCCTGGAACCCCCTGTGGGCCGCTCTGGTCGGCGACCCGTCCCCCTGGCGCGGAAGAGAACGCAACGTCGCCTGGCGGCACTTCACCCAGCTGGCCGGCCGCGTCACGCACACGCCCGAGCAGCGGGACCGGTTCGAGACGGCGCTCGTCTCCGACCTCCGCTCGTCCAGGGCCCGGTACCCGCAGGACGGGCCGCTGCGATCACTGGTCGCCGACCTGCGACGCGAGAACGGCCGCTTCGACGAGCTCTGGCGCTCCCACACCGTGGGCTTCCACACCACCGACAGCAAGACCATCCACCACCCGGCCCTCGGCGCCGTCACGGTGGACTGCGACACCCTCACCGTCCCGGGCAACGACCTGCGCATCGCCCTCTGCTCGGCGCCGCCGGGTACCACCACCCCGGCACAGTTCGCCCTCCTCGCAACCATCGGCATCCAGGCCGTCGCACCCACGGACACGGCTACCTCCCGGCGTCCGCCCGGGGCTCGCGCGGGCCGCGGAACGGCAGCGTCCGGCTGA
- a CDS encoding Lrp/AsnC family transcriptional regulator — MTGNLDATDWAILDELQRDGRIAYTELARRVNLSASATTERVRRLEAAGVITGYRAEVDLERTGYVALAVVRLKYPGIRHEPLRRLLAERPEILECLRTTGDDCYVLKVAATSMAHLEEIVDALARFGSTTTNLVFSRTLPFRGPREPRADAGR, encoded by the coding sequence ATGACCGGGAATCTTGACGCGACGGACTGGGCGATCCTGGACGAGCTTCAGCGGGACGGCCGGATCGCGTACACCGAGCTGGCGCGGCGGGTGAACCTGAGCGCGTCGGCGACGACGGAGCGGGTGCGGCGGCTGGAGGCCGCCGGGGTGATCACGGGGTACCGGGCGGAGGTGGATCTCGAACGCACCGGGTATGTGGCGCTGGCCGTCGTCCGGCTGAAGTACCCGGGAATCCGGCACGAACCGCTGCGCCGGCTGCTCGCGGAGCGCCCGGAGATCCTGGAGTGCCTGCGCACCACCGGGGACGACTGCTACGTCCTGAAGGTGGCGGCCACCTCGATGGCCCATCTTGAGGAGATCGTCGACGCGCTGGCCCGTTTCGGGAGCACGACCACCAACCTCGTCTTCAGCCGGACGCTGCCGTTCCGCGGCCCGCGCGAGCCCCGGGCGGACGCCGGGAGGTAG
- a CDS encoding LLM class flavin-dependent oxidoreductase, which translates to MKIGVNVPNFGPGTDPGVLRSWAQTVEGLGFDLLMVSDHIAITPDVAERYPAPFYEPFTTLSWLAGITTRVRLGTTVLIAPYRHPLLTARMAANLDRLSGGRLVLGVGVGWARQEFAALGIPFEQRGRLTDDHLRAVRAAWSDTADYGTRRIPVWVGGNSDAGLRRAVRLGDAWHPLRCTMPWLREAAVKLKASAREQHLPVPALAPRIALKPTAAPVGGPQRLAGEGTIDQIMDDLDQLRLLGAESVVLDHYQGDPRETCHPQAGWQALATVAAHFHPART; encoded by the coding sequence GTGAAGATCGGAGTCAACGTCCCCAATTTCGGCCCCGGCACCGACCCGGGGGTCCTGCGGAGCTGGGCCCAGACCGTGGAGGGCCTGGGCTTCGACCTGCTGATGGTCTCGGACCACATCGCCATCACACCCGACGTCGCCGAACGGTATCCGGCGCCCTTCTACGAGCCCTTCACCACCCTGTCCTGGCTGGCCGGCATCACCACCCGGGTCCGGCTCGGCACGACGGTCCTCATCGCCCCCTACCGGCACCCGCTGCTCACCGCACGGATGGCGGCCAACCTGGACCGGCTGAGCGGCGGCCGGCTGGTCCTCGGCGTAGGGGTGGGCTGGGCGCGGCAGGAGTTCGCCGCCCTCGGGATCCCGTTCGAACAGCGCGGACGGCTGACGGACGACCACCTGCGGGCCGTTCGCGCGGCCTGGTCGGACACCGCGGACTACGGCACCCGGCGGATCCCGGTATGGGTCGGCGGCAACAGCGACGCGGGGCTGCGCCGGGCCGTGCGGCTCGGGGACGCGTGGCATCCGCTGCGCTGCACCATGCCCTGGCTGCGCGAAGCCGCGGTCAAGCTGAAGGCCTCCGCCCGGGAGCAGCACCTCCCCGTGCCGGCGCTGGCCCCCCGGATCGCTCTCAAACCCACCGCGGCGCCGGTCGGCGGACCGCAACGGCTCGCCGGGGAGGGCACGATCGACCAGATCATGGATGACCTCGACCAACTGCGGCTGCTGGGCGCCGAGAGCGTCGTCCTCGACCACTACCAGGGCGACCCCCGCGAGACCTGCCACCCGCAGGCCGGTTGGCAGGCCCTCGCCACGGTGGCCGCGCACTTCCACCCCGCCCGCACCTGA
- a CDS encoding nucleoside deaminase: MTTPDDHTLLRRAIALAAEAGASGNPPFGSLLTGPDGTVLAEERNTTLTDDDITAHPELKLARWAARELDAATAAGTTMYTSCRPCGMCEAVIQWAGLRRVVFALSDEQLLDIRPGSGRPPVPQEGPALLDEVRAVVEPYYR, translated from the coding sequence ATGACCACACCTGACGACCACACCCTCCTCCGTCGGGCCATCGCGCTCGCGGCCGAGGCAGGCGCGAGCGGCAACCCGCCGTTCGGGTCGCTGCTGACGGGACCGGACGGGACGGTGCTGGCCGAAGAGCGCAACACGACCCTCACCGACGACGACATCACCGCGCACCCGGAACTCAAGCTGGCGAGGTGGGCCGCGAGGGAGCTGGACGCGGCCACGGCCGCGGGGACCACGATGTACACCAGCTGCCGGCCGTGCGGGATGTGCGAGGCGGTCATCCAGTGGGCCGGGCTACGGCGGGTGGTGTTCGCCCTGTCCGACGAACAGCTCCTGGACATCAGACCGGGCAGCGGCCGGCCGCCCGTTCCGCAGGAAGGTCCCGCGCTGCTCGACGAGGTGCGGGCCGTGGTCGAGCCGTACTACCGCTGA
- a CDS encoding FtsX-like permease family protein, with translation MAALLLAGTLLDNATDPWLRAFRQADAPQVRVDTGPPPTPGPAADDPAGNPPARDDPGLDDPALTALARLPGVLAVTAQQRTTDATLVGLDRAAPAGSAAAAVDQGTVHRIPLTVRADGPGAPRPLLTAGRWLDAGTADGLVLERSAAEAAWARPGDRLAVLGAHGQLVGLEVLGIADSPDQIAYPEAGFGLGWVRPATLDLIQPDRTAQGRTVGLRLADPATADYAAQRAVTAVGAGRVTRLATWSQARASRQQDDRLTGLLLGLCGLAALLAAALAVAGAAGGRIRARTGDIALLKALGFTRGQVVRMFTAQHLLLAGTGALIGWAGAILAVHLSRTLGTAPGTPHRLLPVAPSVTGAVAVATLAAIGLAAALPAHRASRVTPVPPADGTVPGDPAPRPARLGALRRLPPALVLGLSSAVRDRGPSAVTVLRLAVPVAVCTLAMSTWATLDAVAQHSGGVTPAALTVRPATADDARHHEELRRLLAADPATAGVYPGAELQTLAPGQAATLTLRALGTTAAPYPFHVVEGRAVRGPGEAVAGQGALDLLDVRIGQWVRVTTGDTPRILHVVGRVLEPDQGGRVISTSLDTLDRPGDPGGPAFYSVVLRPGADPATVQRELPARTGLGSRLDVRPAPDPAAQLTALRGAVIGLVALLGLIVLAEVLTAAATGLREHHHDLALLRAIGLTPRQAGAMMATRGTALALAATALGTAVGLPLSRWLIDRQGRAGGVGAGIAHGASPSAIIAVAVVTAATAAAVATLPALRAARLPNGGILREG, from the coding sequence GTGGCCGCCCTGCTGCTCGCCGGCACGCTGCTGGACAACGCCACCGACCCCTGGCTGCGGGCGTTCCGGCAGGCCGACGCGCCACAGGTCAGGGTCGACACCGGCCCGCCGCCCACGCCCGGGCCGGCCGCGGACGACCCGGCCGGGAACCCGCCGGCCCGCGACGATCCGGGCCTGGACGATCCGGCTCTCACCGCGCTGGCCAGGCTGCCGGGTGTCCTCGCGGTCACCGCCCAGCAGCGCACCACCGACGCGACCCTGGTCGGGCTCGACCGGGCGGCGCCCGCCGGGTCCGCGGCAGCCGCCGTCGACCAGGGCACGGTCCACCGGATCCCCCTGACCGTACGGGCGGACGGCCCCGGCGCACCGCGGCCGCTCCTCACCGCGGGCCGCTGGCTGGACGCCGGCACCGCCGACGGGCTGGTGCTGGAACGCTCCGCCGCCGAAGCGGCCTGGGCCCGCCCGGGCGACCGGCTGGCCGTGCTCGGCGCCCACGGGCAGCTGGTCGGCCTGGAAGTACTCGGCATCGCCGACAGCCCGGACCAGATCGCGTACCCCGAGGCCGGGTTCGGCCTCGGCTGGGTGCGGCCCGCCACCCTCGACCTGATCCAGCCCGACCGCACCGCCCAGGGCCGGACCGTCGGCCTCCGGCTGGCCGACCCCGCCACCGCCGACTACGCGGCCCAGCGCGCGGTCACCGCCGTCGGCGCCGGGCGGGTCACCCGCCTGGCTACCTGGTCACAGGCGCGCGCCTCGCGCCAGCAGGACGACCGTCTCACCGGCCTGCTGCTCGGCCTGTGCGGCCTGGCCGCCCTGCTCGCCGCGGCCCTCGCGGTCGCCGGCGCGGCGGGCGGCCGGATCCGGGCCCGGACCGGCGACATCGCCCTGCTCAAGGCGCTCGGATTCACCCGCGGTCAGGTCGTGCGGATGTTCACCGCACAGCACCTGCTGCTCGCCGGGACGGGGGCGCTCATCGGCTGGGCCGGCGCGATCCTCGCCGTCCACCTGTCGCGCACCCTCGGCACCGCCCCGGGGACCCCGCACCGGCTCCTGCCCGTCGCGCCGTCCGTGACCGGCGCCGTCGCCGTCGCCACGCTGGCGGCGATCGGGCTGGCGGCGGCGCTGCCCGCCCACCGCGCCTCCCGGGTGACCCCGGTGCCGCCCGCGGACGGCACCGTGCCCGGCGACCCGGCCCCCCGACCGGCCCGGCTCGGGGCCCTGCGCCGGCTGCCACCGGCCCTGGTCCTCGGTCTCAGCAGCGCCGTCCGCGACCGCGGTCCGAGCGCCGTGACCGTCCTGCGGCTCGCCGTACCGGTCGCGGTCTGCACCCTGGCCATGAGCACCTGGGCCACCCTCGACGCCGTCGCCCAGCACTCCGGCGGTGTGACGCCCGCGGCACTCACCGTGCGCCCCGCGACGGCGGACGACGCCCGGCACCACGAGGAGTTGCGCCGGCTGCTCGCCGCCGACCCCGCGACCGCCGGGGTCTACCCCGGCGCCGAACTGCAGACCCTGGCGCCGGGCCAGGCCGCCACCCTCACGCTGCGGGCGCTGGGCACCACGGCGGCTCCCTATCCCTTCCACGTGGTCGAGGGCCGCGCCGTCCGCGGGCCCGGCGAGGCGGTGGCCGGGCAGGGCGCCCTGGACCTGCTGGACGTCAGGATCGGCCAATGGGTGCGGGTGACCACCGGGGACACCCCGCGCATCCTGCACGTCGTCGGCCGCGTCCTGGAGCCCGACCAGGGCGGCCGCGTCATCTCCACCTCGCTCGACACCCTCGACCGGCCCGGCGACCCGGGCGGGCCGGCGTTCTACAGCGTGGTGCTGCGGCCGGGCGCCGACCCCGCCACCGTCCAGCGCGAACTCCCCGCCCGCACCGGCCTCGGCTCCCGGCTCGACGTCCGACCCGCCCCCGACCCGGCCGCGCAGCTCACCGCCCTGCGCGGCGCCGTGATCGGCCTGGTCGCCCTGCTGGGCCTGATCGTGCTGGCCGAGGTGCTGACCGCCGCGGCCACCGGCCTGCGCGAGCACCACCACGACCTGGCTCTGCTGCGGGCGATCGGGCTGACCCCACGCCAGGCCGGCGCCATGATGGCCACCCGCGGCACCGCGCTCGCCCTCGCCGCCACCGCCCTCGGCACCGCCGTCGGGCTGCCGCTGTCGCGCTGGCTGATCGACCGGCAGGGCCGCGCGGGCGGCGTCGGCGCGGGCATCGCCCACGGCGCCTCACCGAGCGCGATCATCGCCGTCGCCGTGGTGACCGCCGCCACCGCGGCCGCCGTCGCCACGCTGCCCGCGCTGCGCGCCGCCCGGCTCCCCAACGGCGGCATCCTGCGGGAGGGCTGA
- a CDS encoding ABC transporter ATP-binding protein: MAEPAPPPVPDDAAPPLLAADDLVKSHRSGSATVPAVRGVSLRVHAGEFVAVTGPSGAGKSTLLQLLAGLLRPDRGTLRLAGRSVDRLGEADWAVLRRRHYGIVFQSGNLLSNLSVADNVELPALLTGTPTRVARARRRDLLDELGLSDKARSGPGALSGGERQKVALARALVNDPDLLLADEPTGNLDSRSAREVLALLTRYHALGRTIVLVTHDARVAGSADRVVNLFDGRISDDARLDEPSGSRVRRVLGLGG, encoded by the coding sequence GTGGCCGAGCCCGCGCCGCCGCCCGTACCGGACGACGCGGCACCGCCGTTGCTCGCCGCGGACGACCTGGTCAAGTCGCACCGCAGCGGTTCGGCGACCGTCCCCGCGGTGCGCGGTGTCAGCCTGCGGGTGCACGCCGGCGAGTTCGTGGCCGTCACCGGCCCTTCCGGCGCCGGCAAGTCGACCCTGCTCCAGCTGCTCGCCGGACTGCTCCGGCCCGACCGGGGAACGCTCCGGCTGGCGGGCCGCAGCGTGGACCGGCTCGGCGAGGCCGACTGGGCTGTGCTCAGGCGCCGCCACTACGGCATCGTCTTCCAGAGCGGGAACCTGCTGTCCAACCTCAGCGTCGCCGACAACGTCGAACTGCCCGCCCTGCTGACCGGGACCCCCACCCGCGTCGCGCGGGCCCGCCGCCGCGACCTGCTGGACGAGCTCGGCCTGTCGGACAAGGCCCGCAGCGGCCCCGGCGCGCTCTCCGGCGGCGAGCGCCAGAAGGTGGCGCTGGCCCGGGCCCTGGTCAACGACCCGGACCTGCTCCTCGCGGACGAGCCGACCGGAAACCTGGACAGCCGCAGCGCCCGCGAGGTGCTCGCGCTGCTGACCCGCTACCACGCGCTCGGCCGCACCATCGTGCTGGTCACCCACGACGCCCGGGTGGCCGGCAGCGCGGACCGCGTGGTCAACCTCTTCGACGGCCGGATATCGGACGACGCCCGGCTGGACGAGCCCTCGGGCAGCCGGGTCCGCCGCGTCCTCGGACTGGGAGGCTGA
- a CDS encoding PadR family transcriptional regulator: MRHQLLALLARQPAYGYELKQGLEQTFGAAYPQPNIGQIYVTLSRLEKSGLIDGREVAQDGRPDKKVYRITEKGTEELAAWFEAPTDGPRVRDEFFMKLVLAPGTDLADQLALINNQRRHCLNMIRGLNRLATEERGNRVSQLLIEGAVLHLQADLDWLERCQEELT, from the coding sequence GTGCGCCATCAGCTGCTGGCCCTGCTGGCCAGACAGCCCGCCTACGGCTACGAGCTCAAGCAGGGGCTTGAGCAGACCTTCGGAGCGGCGTACCCTCAGCCGAACATCGGGCAGATCTACGTCACCCTGAGCCGGCTGGAGAAGAGCGGCCTGATCGACGGCCGCGAGGTCGCGCAGGACGGCAGACCGGACAAGAAGGTCTACCGGATCACGGAGAAGGGCACCGAGGAGCTCGCGGCGTGGTTCGAGGCGCCGACCGACGGTCCGCGGGTACGGGACGAGTTCTTCATGAAGCTCGTCCTCGCGCCCGGCACCGACCTCGCCGACCAGCTGGCGCTGATCAACAACCAGCGCCGGCACTGCCTGAACATGATTCGGGGGCTGAACCGCCTGGCCACCGAGGAGCGTGGCAACCGGGTCTCCCAACTGCTCATCGAGGGGGCCGTCCTGCACCTGCAGGCGGATCTCGACTGGCTGGAACGCTGTCAGGAGGAGTTGACGTGA
- a CDS encoding ABC transporter substrate-binding protein, which yields MGNQPAGDARRDRHPWDRRRFGQLLAGGAVLAAGGVLGRRVLAGDAATPGDPDGTGPVTLATGKDTAGYLRGVLDGWNAAHPAEPAELVELPAAADEVHAQLGGGNGRFDVLNLDVVWTAEFAARGWIAPLEEAQFPLRSFLPPVLSSARFAGRLYAVPYVTNAAMLYYRSDVLDAVGEHPPSTWAELARLSATVAPAHGLAGYAGQLSPYEGLTVNVLEAVRSAGGDVLGTDGMPVVDSPQARTGLEFLADGLRAGWIPPEALRYQEEESREAFQSGRLLFLRNWPYVYPQAASPGSAVAGRFGVVPLPGPHGRGSGVLGGSALAVSRFSRRQRTARALIAYLSGRDVQRQVLTRGGLPPVWADLYEDPELLERFPYLPVLRDAVLAAGSRPGIPHYQQLSLALSATSYEVLLGRRTAADGLAALAGDLRDVVR from the coding sequence ATGGGGAATCAGCCGGCCGGGGACGCCCGCCGCGATCGACACCCGTGGGACCGGCGGCGGTTCGGGCAGCTGTTGGCGGGTGGTGCGGTGCTGGCCGCCGGCGGTGTGCTCGGCCGGCGTGTGCTCGCCGGCGACGCCGCGACGCCCGGCGATCCCGACGGCACCGGTCCGGTCACCCTGGCCACCGGCAAGGACACGGCCGGCTACCTGCGGGGCGTGCTGGACGGATGGAACGCCGCGCACCCCGCGGAACCGGCCGAGCTGGTCGAGCTCCCGGCGGCGGCCGACGAGGTGCACGCCCAGCTCGGCGGCGGGAACGGCCGCTTCGACGTGCTCAACCTCGACGTGGTGTGGACGGCGGAGTTCGCCGCCCGCGGCTGGATCGCCCCACTGGAGGAGGCGCAGTTCCCGCTGCGCAGCTTCCTGCCGCCCGTGCTGTCCTCCGCGCGCTTCGCCGGCCGGCTGTACGCGGTGCCGTACGTGACCAACGCCGCGATGCTGTACTACCGCAGCGACGTCCTGGACGCCGTCGGCGAGCATCCGCCCTCCACCTGGGCGGAGCTGGCCCGGCTGTCGGCCACGGTGGCGCCGGCGCACGGGCTGGCCGGGTACGCGGGCCAACTCTCGCCGTACGAGGGGCTGACGGTGAACGTGCTGGAGGCGGTGCGCTCGGCCGGCGGCGACGTGCTGGGCACCGACGGCATGCCGGTGGTGGACAGTCCGCAGGCGCGGACCGGGCTGGAGTTCCTGGCCGACGGGCTGCGCGCGGGCTGGATCCCGCCGGAGGCGCTGCGCTACCAGGAGGAGGAGTCCCGGGAGGCCTTCCAGAGCGGGCGCCTGCTGTTCCTGCGCAACTGGCCGTACGTGTATCCGCAGGCGGCGTCGCCCGGCTCGGCGGTGGCCGGCCGGTTCGGGGTCGTCCCGCTGCCGGGTCCGCACGGGCGGGGCAGCGGCGTGCTGGGCGGGTCGGCGCTCGCGGTGAGCCGCTTCTCCCGGCGGCAGCGGACGGCCCGGGCCCTGATCGCGTACCTGTCCGGGCGGGACGTGCAGCGCCAGGTCCTCACCCGCGGCGGACTGCCGCCGGTCTGGGCCGACCTGTACGAGGACCCGGAGCTGCTGGAGCGCTTTCCCTACCTGCCGGTGCTGCGCGACGCCGTCCTCGCGGCGGGCTCCCGTCCGGGGATCCCGCACTACCAGCAGCTCAGCCTCGCGCTGAGCGCGACGTCGTACGAGGTGCTGCTGGGCCGGCGGACGGCCGCGGACGGTCTCGCGGCGCTGGCCGGCGACCTGCGGGACGTCGTCCGCTAG
- a CDS encoding glycoside hydrolase family 13 protein has protein sequence MITPTLPAGPAGPPEVSVPAPVTAPAALPAAVPGAGQAWWRNAVIYQVYVRSFQDSDGDGIGDLAGVRERLGYLRRLGVDGVWLNPFYVSPQHDHGYDIADHCAVDPVYGDLAEFDALVQECRLLGLKLVVDTVPNHCSSQHPWFRAALAAGPGSPERARFHFADGRGPGGSLPPNNWRAMFGGPAWSRVTESDGRQGQWYLHLFTPEQPDLNWRHPAVAEEFDRVLRFWLDRGVDGFRIDVAAGLFKHPELPDSPDPDADERTRDSVNPLAWNQPEVHAVWRAWRAVCEEYTAKDGRDRLLVGEASVPTPAEQAKYVRPDELHQAFFFHLLHAPWDLDHFRTVIAGALEDIAATGSTVTWVLNNHDQVRTVTRFAGGDPVLGPARAAAAALLMLALPGAAYLYQGEELGLPEVTDLPDELITDPIFHRTRSRVGIRDGCRIPLPWSGGRPPFGFSPEGATAQPWLPQPEHFAAHTAERVLADTGSFWHLYRDALQLRRSLPQFGEAAVRWLESPPGVLAFARGEGFVCAVNFGDGPAPAPVAAAPLLASGPCPPGVLPAATAAWWIHRP, from the coding sequence ATGATCACGCCCACGCTCCCTGCCGGACCGGCCGGTCCACCCGAGGTGTCCGTCCCCGCCCCGGTGACCGCCCCGGCGGCCCTCCCGGCCGCCGTCCCCGGCGCGGGGCAGGCCTGGTGGCGGAACGCCGTGATCTACCAGGTCTACGTCCGCAGCTTCCAGGACAGCGACGGCGACGGCATCGGCGACCTGGCCGGGGTGCGCGAGCGGCTCGGCTACCTCAGGCGCCTGGGCGTCGACGGCGTCTGGCTCAACCCGTTCTACGTCTCCCCGCAGCACGACCACGGCTACGACATCGCCGACCACTGCGCGGTGGACCCGGTCTACGGCGACCTCGCCGAGTTCGACGCGCTGGTCCAGGAGTGCCGGCTGCTGGGCCTCAAGCTGGTGGTGGACACCGTGCCCAACCACTGTTCCTCCCAGCACCCGTGGTTCCGGGCGGCGCTGGCGGCCGGGCCGGGCAGCCCCGAACGGGCCCGCTTCCACTTCGCCGACGGGCGGGGGCCGGGCGGCTCGCTGCCGCCCAACAACTGGCGCGCGATGTTCGGCGGCCCGGCCTGGTCCCGGGTCACCGAGTCCGACGGGCGGCAGGGGCAGTGGTACCTGCACCTGTTCACACCCGAGCAGCCGGACCTGAACTGGCGCCACCCGGCGGTCGCCGAGGAGTTCGACCGTGTTCTGCGGTTCTGGCTGGACCGCGGCGTGGACGGCTTCCGGATCGACGTGGCCGCCGGCCTCTTCAAGCACCCGGAGCTGCCCGACTCCCCGGATCCGGACGCCGACGAGCGCACCCGGGACTCCGTCAACCCGCTGGCCTGGAACCAGCCCGAGGTGCACGCGGTCTGGCGGGCCTGGCGCGCCGTCTGCGAGGAGTACACCGCGAAGGACGGCCGGGACCGGCTGCTGGTCGGCGAGGCCTCCGTGCCCACCCCCGCCGAGCAGGCCAAGTACGTCCGCCCGGACGAGCTGCACCAGGCCTTCTTCTTCCACCTCCTGCACGCCCCGTGGGACCTCGACCACTTCCGTACGGTGATCGCCGGCGCGCTGGAGGACATCGCGGCCACCGGCTCCACCGTCACCTGGGTGCTCAACAACCACGACCAGGTCCGCACCGTCACCCGCTTCGCCGGCGGCGATCCGGTCCTCGGTCCCGCCAGGGCCGCCGCGGCCGCCCTGCTGATGCTCGCCCTGCCCGGCGCCGCCTACCTCTACCAGGGCGAGGAGCTGGGCCTCCCGGAGGTCACCGACCTGCCCGACGAGCTCATCACGGACCCGATCTTCCACCGCACCCGCAGCCGCGTCGGCATCCGCGACGGCTGCCGGATCCCGCTGCCCTGGTCCGGAGGCCGGCCGCCGTTCGGCTTCAGCCCGGAGGGCGCCACCGCGCAGCCCTGGCTGCCGCAGCCCGAACACTTCGCGGCCCACACCGCCGAGCGGGTGCTCGCCGACACCGGCTCGTTCTGGCACCTCTACCGCGACGCACTCCAACTGCGCCGCTCGCTTCCCCAGTTCGGCGAAGCGGCGGTGCGCTGGCTGGAGTCCCCGCCCGGCGTCCTCGCCTTCGCGCGCGGCGAGGGCTTCGTCTGCGCCGTCAACTTCGGCGACGGGCCGGCACCCGCGCCCGTCGCCGCGGCCCCCCTGCTCGCCAGCGGCCCGTGCCCGCCCGGCGTCCTGCCGGCCGCCACCGCCGCCTGGTGGATCCACCGCCCCTGA